In Candidatus Neomarinimicrobiota bacterium, the following are encoded in one genomic region:
- a CDS encoding YgeY family selenium metabolism-linked hydrolase, giving the protein MSGKQIGEAEKIREEMVSFLRDIVEIPSPSCEEKEVADRTKSEMERLEYDEVKIDSFGNVLGRIGNGEKIILYDSHMDTVGIGDPEAWAHDPYKGKVEDGIVYGRGTGDNKGGLASMVYGGALAKKMGALDGVTLYVVGSAQEESCDGLAYKTIITEDGLRPDVVVLGECTGLKIYRGQRGRMEITVTTRGKSSHASAPDRGENAIYKMMNIIKGIERLNQNLRDDDFLGKGTVAVTKMEVDTPSLNAIPDKAVIYIDRRLTAGETKESAMAEIEDIAGGEGEVEILQYKATSYTGKKAGMEKYYPAWHLDPEHHALKSAESAFKEIFGEEPVVDKWTFSTNGVYTAGIEGIPTFGLGPSVEEVTHSVDDQVSIDDLVRAAAFYAGYPAFFYKSQRINTGII; this is encoded by the coding sequence ATGAGCGGAAAACAGATAGGGGAGGCTGAAAAAATCCGGGAGGAAATGGTCTCTTTTTTGAGGGATATAGTGGAAATACCGAGCCCGAGCTGCGAAGAAAAGGAAGTGGCGGACAGGACGAAGAGCGAGATGGAACGGCTCGAATATGACGAAGTCAAGATAGACAGTTTCGGGAATGTGTTGGGAAGAATCGGAAACGGCGAAAAGATCATTTTATATGACTCTCATATGGATACGGTGGGAATCGGCGACCCCGAAGCGTGGGCTCACGATCCTTATAAGGGCAAGGTAGAGGACGGAATTGTATACGGCAGGGGGACGGGAGATAACAAGGGCGGATTGGCGTCGATGGTCTATGGCGGCGCACTGGCAAAAAAGATGGGAGCGCTTGATGGAGTAACGTTATACGTTGTCGGCTCCGCGCAGGAGGAATCATGTGACGGATTAGCCTATAAAACCATAATCACCGAAGACGGTCTGCGACCCGATGTGGTAGTGCTTGGCGAGTGCACCGGTTTGAAAATATATCGGGGTCAGCGCGGCAGAATGGAGATTACCGTCACTACGAGAGGCAAGTCGAGCCATGCAAGCGCGCCGGACAGAGGCGAAAATGCGATATACAAAATGATGAATATCATCAAGGGGATCGAAAGACTGAACCAGAACTTGAGAGATGACGATTTTCTCGGAAAGGGAACTGTCGCCGTGACGAAGATGGAAGTAGATACTCCATCCCTGAACGCCATACCGGATAAGGCGGTGATTTACATTGACAGGCGGCTGACAGCGGGAGAAACGAAGGAGTCCGCAATGGCGGAAATTGAAGATATTGCCGGCGGGGAGGGAGAAGTGGAGATACTCCAATACAAAGCGACGTCTTATACAGGCAAAAAAGCCGGAATGGAAAAATATTATCCTGCATGGCATTTAGATCCGGAGCATCATGCTCTCAAATCAGCCGAATCGGCTTTTAAAGAGATTTTCGGCGAGGAGCCTGTGGTTGACAAATGGACGTTCAGCACAAACGGCGTTTACACCGCCGGGATAGAGGGGATTCCGACTTTCGGTCTGGGCCCGTCGGTCGAGGAGGTAACGCATTCGGTCGACGATCAGGTAAGTATTGACGATCTGGTCAGAGCCGCGGCTTTTTATGCCGGCTATCCGGCTTTTTTTTACAAGTCACAGCGAATAAATACTGGGATAATATAA